In Myxococcales bacterium, the sequence GCTCGCGCGTCTTGCGCGGGCCGACCGGGATGCGACCCTTCTCGGCCTCGCGGATCTTCCAGATGAGGTAGCGCCGGTCGTCGCTGCCCGTCGCCCGGCCGACCGCCTCGAGGTACTTCGCCTGCAGCTCCTCGATGCTCATCGACGTGAAGCGTCCCCTCACGTGCGTCGGCGTGGCCGCGCTCGCGTTGGACGCGGCGCTCTCCTCCGCGGGCGTGTCGACCGCGGGCGGCGGGCTCTCGGGCGCGGCCGGCTGCTCCGCTCGGGCGGCGAGCGTCTCCTCGATGCGCCGGATGAGGAACTTCCGGTTCGGGCTCCGTGACGTCTCGCCCACCACCTCGCGGAAGCGCGCCTGCAGCTCCGGCAGGCGCAGTCGCTCGAGCTCGTTCCTGGTTCGCTTGTTTCGGTTGCTCATGGTCCGTCTCCTCGTCGGGCGCCGGGTACACGTCACCCTTCACGCGCGCGCCCTGGCTCGCGTGTCGGGCTGCGCTCCGCGATGGAGCGCTCTGTCGGTCAGCTCGTCGTCAGTCCTTCAAGTCGGCGAAGCACTCGAGATCGATCGCGCGTGGGTCGCAGTGCACGAAGCTCGCGCTCCCGTCCGCGCGCAGATGGGCGACGTCGAGGCGATCGAGCCTCGTCACGCCGCCGAGTCGAGCGAGGACCTCGTCGTCCGTGAGGAAGTAGTCGTCCGCGTCGACGTTCACGTCGGGGCGCAGGGCGCCGCGCATCACGCCGAAGATGCGCACGCGCTGCCCGTTGAACCCGGGGATCTCGCTGCCCACGTACGTCGTCGTTGCGCCGATGATCTTCATCGCTCCTCCTTCTTCGCGGCGGCGAGCCCCGCCCGGTACGCGGCCTCGAGCGCGGCGCGCAGCTGCCACACCGCGAGGTCGCGGAAGTCGAGGCTGTCCGAGCGGCGCGTCTCGAGCGTCGAGAGCCCGAGATGCTGCTTCGCGATGTCCTCGATGACCTTGCTGTCGCTGGCTGATCGCTCGCGCTTCATGCGGGACATACAGGCTTCCGTTCGCGGGGCTAGCAAGGTCGTTCCGAGAAGAATCGACCTCGCTGCTCCACTCAGCGCGACGCGACTCGCCACGCGGCCTTCGAGCCGTAGCGAAGCTGCTGGCCCTCGACGAGGAAGACGTCGGTCGGCGCGGTGCCCTTCTCGTAGCGGGGCTCCTCGCGCTCGTCGTCTTCGCAGTCCTCGTCGTCGTCGTCGACGAACTCCTCGCGCACCGCGACGCCGGCGACGGCGTTCTCGAAGGGCCAGCTCTCCTGGCTCATGATCATCACCTCGGCGTCGGGGTCCTGGTCCTGCAGCAGCTCGATCAGCTCGCTCACCTTCATCGTCGTGCTCCGCTTCGGGGTGGTCCGTGAATGCGCCCCGTTCGCGAGGGACATACAGGCTTCCTTCTGCGGGCTATCCAAGGCGAAGAAGCGAGAATCGACCTCGCTCGCGGAACTGCGCGTTACCCCGCCAGAAGTCCGGGGAGCCTCGCCAGATCGAGCCACCCGCGCAGCACGCGGGCACCGACGCGGAGCGCGGTGGCGCCGACGCCGAAGCTCGTCTCGCGGGCGCGCCCCGCGGGCTTGTTCACGGTGTTGTCCCAGAGCCCGTAGTCGAAGGTCGCGATGCGGCCGTGCTGCTCGTCGAGTCGCTCGAGCACGCAGACATGCTCGGGCGGTGCGAGGTACAGGATGTCGCCGGGCCTCGGTCGCAGGTCGCGCTTCGCCCAGACGAACGCGTCGCCGGTCGCGAAGACGAGCCGCGAGAGGTTCGTGCCGCTCTGCCACGGCGCGCGACCGCCGTCGTCGTCGCGATTGAGGATGCGCTCGTCGCGGAAGCCCAGCTCACGCAGCACGTAGTGCGCGAGATCGCCGCAGGCCGAGTAGCCCTTCCAGCGGTTGCGCCCCTCGGTGACGAGCTCGAACACGGGGTCGCCGAGCACGCGGCCGGCGGCTCCGTTGCAGGCGAAGCGCGCCGCCTCGACGGCGGCGGCCCGGAGCGTGGTCTCATCGACGAAGCGACGCGCGGGCGAGGCCTGCACGTTCATCACGCCGTCTTGTCGTGCAGGTCCTTGATCGCGTCCTTGAGCGCGACGAGCGCGGCCTCCACCTTCGTGACAGCCTCCGTCTGCGCGCGGCCCATCTCCGCGACCTTGTCGAACAGCTCGCGGAGCGCGGCGTCCTTCTTCTCGTTGACCCGCCAGAAGGCCCAGCCGAGGACCGCCACGAGCCCGTAAGGGCCGGTCGCCTGAAGCCACGTCGCGATGGTGCTGAACTCGTTCATGTCGTTCTCCTCGTCGTCAGGCCACGGGCGTGGCGGGAAGCAGGTCTCGAACGTCAGCGGCGCGCCGCACGCCCGTCGCGCGCCGTACCGCCTCCTCGAACGCGACGTCCGGAGCGAGACCGACCTCGAGACGCAGCCACGCGTAGAGGACCAGCCACGCGCCGTCGGCGTGTCCGAAGTAGTGGTGCGCGAGCACGCCTGGCAGCGCCTTGCCTGCCTCGGCGAGCGGCCCGAGCTGGAAGCTCGCTGCACGCAGCCCCGGCCAGCGGCGCGGCACCTCGAGGCCCGGCGCCGGCGCACTCGTCGCCCACCGCACGAGCGAGGCCACCGCCTCGGCCTGGGCGGGCGTCGGCAGCACGTACTGCCCCTCGTGTGCCCACGGAGCCTTGATGCTCCGCTCCCACGGGAGGCCCTTGCGGAGCAGCCGCGGGTAGTACGGGTTCACGACCTTGACACCGAAGGACGG encodes:
- a CDS encoding N-acetylmuramoyl-L-alanine amidase, which gives rise to MRVRTFLEDGTARFVSKGKRTRATELVIHETVTRSVDSTIAVLKKRGLSVHLVLGPDGELTQHGDLASEMLWHAGPVHNGPSFGVKVVNPYYPRLLRKGLPWERSIKAPWAHEGQYVLPTPAQAEAVASLVRWATSAPAPGLEVPRRWPGLRAASFQLGPLAEAGKALPGVLAHHYFGHADGAWLVLYAWLRLEVGLAPDVAFEEAVRRATGVRRAADVRDLLPATPVA